The DNA window AGTTCTGTTTGCCCATCAAGGTTGCCTGCATCAATGCGGTCACGTCTTTGCGGGTGCTGGAAAAATCAAACCCGGCGTTGGCCAGTAAATCGATACAGGGCAGGCAATCGGCGATAAGCGCGGTGACGGCAAAGGAGTCATTATCGCCGTACCAGTAAAACGAAGTCTGGCTAAGCAGTTGTTCCAGTGTTGTGGTGTCTTTCTTGCGGATAGCTTCCCGAACTTGTTCCCGCTGAGGCTTGCCCGCTTCAATGAGTTGTGTTGCCCATTTTTTCCGCACCACCAATGAACTCTCTTTGGCGTAATCAATGGCGGTCAGCCCGTTTGTGTTGCGCAGAAACGGATTGGCACCTGCGGCAAGTAATTGAACTGCCTGCGGTTCATTTTTATTGCGGATGGCAAGCATCAGCGCAGTATCGTTTTGTTCATTCAGGCGGGCATTGATATCCAGCCCGGCGGCGAGTTGTTTGTTAATGGTTTTCTGGTCGTTCTGCTCTAATGCCTGAGCAAAACGGGCAGGGTCCGGCGTGGTGGCACAGGCCGCTAATAATACACAGCCGGTTACGGCGAGCAGTGACTTCAGCACGATAAGTTCCTTCTTTTAAAAGCAGACAAAAAAAGCGCTGCTATTGCAGCGCTGTTGAACAGGGGAGGTATTACTCAAACACACCGTTATGGTAGATGTGTTGCACGTCTTCCAGATCGTTCAGTAAGCCGGCAAAGCGCTCAAACTGCGCGGCGTCATCGCCACTGAGCGGGTGCTCGGTTTGCGGCAAATAAGTGATTTCTTCCACTTCAAAATCCACCTGCGGGTTCAGTTCCTGCACGGCGGTTTTGGCTTTGAAGTAATCGGTGGGCGGGCACAGCACGGTAATCATGCCGTCTTCGCTGTCGATGTCGTTCACATCCACATCGGCTTCCATTAATGCTTCCAGCACCGGTTCTTCGTCGTCACCGGCAAACACGAACATGGCGCGGTGGTCGAACATGTGCGACACCGAACCCTGGCTGCCCAGTTTGGCTTTGCACTTGGAGAACACGCCACGGATTTCACCGAAGGTGCGGTTGCTGTTATCGGTTAAGGCGCTGATCAGCACCATCGCACCGCCGGGGCCGATGCCTTCATACAATGCCGGCTGGAAATCTTCACCCACGCCGCCCTTGGCTTTGTCGATGGCCTTGTCGATAACATGGCCCGGCACCTGGTCTTTCTTGGCGCGGTCAATCAGACCGCGCAGGGTCAGGTTGGCAGAGGGGTCGGTACCGCCGCTTTTGGCGCACATATAAATTTCGCGGCCGTAGCGGGAATACACTTTGGTTTTGGCAGCGGCCGTTTTGGCCATGGACTCTTTACGGTTCTGATAGGCGCGACCCATAGGACTGGCTTCTTCTGCTGATGGTTAAAAAAACGGCTCCGATTGTAACCGCTGCCGGCCATTCTGTCTTGTCCAGTCCGGCGAGATAACTCCTTTTTGGTTATAAGAATATAGAAAAGCATTGGTTAACAGTTATAAGTGGTTTGCCTACACTGCGCAGCATTGTGAATACCCCAGTACCGAGGTCGGTTATGCTTCAGGTTACTCGTCTTGCCAGTGTGATTGCTTTAACCGGTGTGGCCATCAGTGCTCACGCCACCAATGGTTATTTTACCCACGCCACCAGCGTGAAGGCGCAGGGCATGGCCGGTGTGGCTACCGCACTGGCGCACGACAGCCTGACCGCGGCGGTGAACCCGGCGGCCATTGGTAACCTGAGCGCCAAGCAACAGCTGGATCTGGGCGTTACCTACTTTAAGCCGGAGCGTGAAAGCCGGATTTCCGGTAATCCTGGTCTGGATGGTTCATTCGATGGCAACGACACCAAAGCCTTCTGGATGCCGGAAGTGGGTTTTGCCCGTCAGCATTCTGATGTGTTGAGCTACGGCATCGCCCTGTACGGTAACGGCGGCATGAACACCGACTATGCCCGCAATCCCTTTGATCCGTCGAATGCCAGTGGCAGCGCCGGCGTAAATCTGGAGCAGCTGTTTGTTACCAGTACAGTGGCGTACCGCCTGAATGACCAGCATGTGCTGGGTCTGGGCCTGACCTGGGTGCATCAGAGCTTTAAAGCCAATGGTATTCAGGGTTTTGCCATGATGTCTCAAGATGGCGGAGCAGTCAGTAATCAGGGCACCGACACCAGCACCGGCTGGGGCGTGAAACTGGGCTGGCAGGGTGAAGTTCTGAAGGAGCGCCTGACGCTGGTGGCTTGACGCCAGAAGCAGGGGGTTGAAGCCAGAAGCTAAAAAGCGGGAGGTACCGGAAGGTGCTTCCCGTTTTTTAATGCCGCTCGTCCCAGGTATCCGGATTAACGTCCATCCGTTGATGCAGCACCCGGATCAACGTCACACGGGTAGCATCGGTTGTGGTAATCAGCAGATGCCGGTTGCAGACCGCGAACCTTACCGGTGGCGAATACTGCATTTGCAACGGATAGGCGGCTGGTTGCTCTGCTATTTTCTGCAACACCGCCAGCAACTCGTCTAAATAGTCATCGGCCTTGGCCGCCCCCCAGTGTTGGGCGGAGTAATGCCATATATCCAGCAAATCCTGCTCGGCTTGCGGCTGCTTATAAATCTGGCGTGTTGGTGTCATATCGGGCGGCCTCCTGCCGGGCTTTCCTCTTAATGGCATCCATGTCCAGCGCACTCGCTGTGCCGCTGTTCAGCCCCTCGGTAATAGCCGCTTGCAACGCTTCCATATGGCGCAGGCGTTCCTGATCGCGGCGAATCAGGTCACGGATGTACTCGCTGTCATTGGTGAATCCACCCTCTGCAATGCGGGATTTAACCCACTCACTTTGCTGCCCTGTCAGGGTAATGGTTTTCCGGACGGTGCTCATGCCAGTCCTCCTGCATCGGTTATCATACTATTGGTGCAGTATGGCATACGATTTGTGTGGCCAGGAAGCCGGGCAATACAGAGCAGACAGCTTGGCGGACTTGGCTTTGCTGTGTGATCAGCAATGGCGGCAGGAAAACCAGCTGGTGGATGAGCAGGGCGTATTCAGTGAAGGTATCAGAGCGTTCTGAGGTGTAACGCAGCAGACTTTGGTTAGGCCGTATTTACAGCCATTTTGCGAATTGGCGGCGAGCGTCATCATCCGTTGATGTCAGCCTGTTCTGAATCGCCTGCTCACCTCTGGCAATGCCTTCGAGAATTGTCATGCGCCCGTTCATGTGGTCGTGTTCAGTAATCAGTACAGTCTCTGTACTGCTGTGCAGATCCGCCAGAATACGTGTCGCCTGGCGTTTCAGTGGGGTGAAAAGTTCGGTTTTCATGGCTGTTTCCCATTGCGAGCGTCACGTTATTGATTGTGCGGTCAAGTCGGCAGTGCGGTTGGCCGGGCACGCTGTTTTCCAGCCTCCAGCCTCCAGCTTCAGGCGTCTCCCGTCTCCCGTTAAGCATTAAGCATCACAGCGGCTTGTCATACCCCTCCGCAATATGCTTATCCTTCAGCCGCACATAATTGCCCGCACCATAAGTAAAAAAGCTGCGTTCTTTTTCGGTAATGTGGCGCGCCTGTTTGGCGGGGTTGCCGACGTATAAATAGCCGCTTTCCAGACGTTTGCCGGGTGTCACCACCGCACCAGCGGCGACGATCACTTCGTCTTCCACAATGGCGCCGTCCATGATCATGGATTTCATACCGATTAATACGCGGTTGCCGATGGTGCAACCGTGCAGCATGGCCTGGTGGCCGATGGTCACGTCATCGCCAATGATCAGCGGGTAGCCGCCGGGGTTGTAGTCGGAGGCGTGGGTAATGTGCAGTACGGCGCCGTCCTGAACGCTGGTGCGTGCGCCGATGCGGATGTGGTGCATATCGCCACGGATCACCGCCAGCGGCCACACCGAACAATCATCGCCCAGTTCCACATCGCCGATTACCACGGCGCTGCGATCGACGAAAACGCGCTCGCCGAGTTTCGGGCTATGGCCCTGATAGGTACGGATGTCTGCCATGGGGAAGGTGCTCCTGTTATGCTGTGGCCACTTGATTCAGGCCTGATTGGACCCAATTAACGGCCTGAACGCTACTGAAATTCAGCACCGGATTATCCCCTATGAGCAACCCGCTGTCCGAACACCATCGTCTGCCGCCGTTTTCGGCCATTAAACCAGAGCACGTTAAACCCGCCATCGAACAAAGGTTGAACGCCAACCGCGAGCGCGTGCGCGAGCTGCTGGCCAGCGTGCAGAATCCGACCTGGGATAACTTTGTTGCCCCCATGCAGCAGTGGGAAGACGAGCTGAATCAGGCCTGGTCGCCGGTGGGGCACTTAAACGGGGTGCTCAACAGCGATGAGCTGCGCGACGCTTACAACGCCTGTCTGCCGCTGCTGAGTGCCTACAGCACGGAGATGGGCCAGAACAAAGACCTGTGCAATGCCTGGAAAAAACTGCGCGACTCGGCCGAGTACCCGACTCTGAGCAAAGCACAACAGAAGGCCATTGATAACGCCCTGCGCGATTTTCACTTAGCCGGTGTTGATCTGCCCGCTGAGAAAAAAGCCCGCTATGGCGAAATCCGCAAGCGTTTGTCGGAGCTGACCAGCAAGTTCGGCGAGAACGTGCTGGATGCCACCAATGCGTGGAGCAAGCTGATTACCGACAAAGCCGAACTGGCCGGTCTGCCGGACAGCGCGCTGGATTTACTGGCGCAACAAGCCAAAGCCGAAGGGCAGGAAGGCTACCGTATTACGCTGGATTTTCCGTCCTATATGCCAGTGCTCACTTACGGTGAAAACCGCACCCTGCGCGAAGAAATGTATCGCGCCTATGTTACCCGCGCGTCAGAGCTGGGTGCCGACGCCGCGCACGACAACAGCGCCAATATGAACGAAATTCTGCAGCTGCGTTACGAGCTGGCACAGCTGCTGGGCTTTGAGTCGTACGCCCATTATTCACTGGCCACCAAAATGGCGCAGTCGCCGGATGAAGTGCTGGCGTTCCTGAACGACATCGCCCAGAAAGCCAAACCCCAGGCCGAGCGTGAGTTCGCCGAACTGCAGGCGTTTGCTGCCGAGCAGGGCTGCGCCGAACTGAAACCGTGGGATGTGAGTTTCTACAGCGAAAAGCTGCGTCAGGCGCGCTACAGCATTTCGCAGGAAGATATCCGTCCCTACCTGCCGGTGGATAAAGCCATCGGCGGTATGTTCGAAGTGGTGTCGCGTTTGTACGGCGTGACCTTCGAAGAACAGAAAACCTTCGACACTTACCACCCGGACGCACGTTTCTTCCACGTGAATAAAGACGGCCAACAGATTGCGGCTTTCTATCTGGATTTATACGCCCGGCCGAAAAAACGCGGCGGCGCCTGGATGGACGACTGCCGTATCCGTCGCCGTACCGCCGATGGCAGCATGCAGCTGCCGGTGGCCTATCTGGTGTGTAACTTCACCCCGCCGGTAGGCGACAAACCAGCCCTGCTGACCCACGACGAACTGACCACCCTGTTCCACGAATTCGGCCATGGTTTGCACCACATGCTCACCGCCATCGACGTGCCGGATGTCAGCGGCATTAATGGCGTGGCCTGGGATGCGGTGGAACTGCCCAGTCAGTTTATGGAGAACTGGTGCTACGAGCCGGAAGCGCTGGCGTTTATTTCCGGTCACTACCAAACCGGCGAACCGCTGCCACAGGAGTTACTGGATAAACTGCTGGCGGCCAAGCACTTCCAGAGCGCTATGATGACCATGCGTCAGTTGGAATTTGCCTTGTTCGATTTCCGTCTGCACCACGAATATTCCAGTGCCAATCCGGTAACAGTGCAGGACCTGCTGAACGAAGTACGTCAGCTGGTCACCGTGGTGCCGGTGGTGGAATTCAACCGTTTCCAGCACAGCTTTACCCATATTTTTGCCGGTGGTTACGCCGCCGGTTACTACAGCTACAAATGGGCCGAGGTGCTGAGTGCCGATGCCTATTCGCGCTTTGAAGAAGAAGGCATTTTCAATCGCGCAACCGGTGAAAGCTTCCTGCGCGAAATTTTAAGTCAGGGCGGTTCTTCTGAGGCGGCCGAGCTGTTTGAAAACTTCCGCGGCCGTAAGCCGTCGGTGGAACCCC is part of the Venatoribacter cucullus genome and encodes:
- a CDS encoding type II toxin-antitoxin system ParD family antitoxin, encoding MSTVRKTITLTGQQSEWVKSRIAEGGFTNDSEYIRDLIRRDQERLRHMEALQAAITEGLNSGTASALDMDAIKRKARQEAARYDTNTPDL
- a CDS encoding YebC/PmpR family DNA-binding transcriptional regulator translates to MGRAYQNRKESMAKTAAAKTKVYSRYGREIYMCAKSGGTDPSANLTLRGLIDRAKKDQVPGHVIDKAIDKAKGGVGEDFQPALYEGIGPGGAMVLISALTDNSNRTFGEIRGVFSKCKAKLGSQGSVSHMFDHRAMFVFAGDDEEPVLEALMEADVDVNDIDSEDGMITVLCPPTDYFKAKTAVQELNPQVDFEVEEITYLPQTEHPLSGDDAAQFERFAGLLNDLEDVQHIYHNGVFE
- a CDS encoding gamma carbonic anhydrase family protein; translation: MADIRTYQGHSPKLGERVFVDRSAVVIGDVELGDDCSVWPLAVIRGDMHHIRIGARTSVQDGAVLHITHASDYNPGGYPLIIGDDVTIGHQAMLHGCTIGNRVLIGMKSMIMDGAIVEDEVIVAAGAVVTPGKRLESGYLYVGNPAKQARHITEKERSFFTYGAGNYVRLKDKHIAEGYDKPL
- a CDS encoding OmpP1/FadL family transporter → MLQVTRLASVIALTGVAISAHATNGYFTHATSVKAQGMAGVATALAHDSLTAAVNPAAIGNLSAKQQLDLGVTYFKPERESRISGNPGLDGSFDGNDTKAFWMPEVGFARQHSDVLSYGIALYGNGGMNTDYARNPFDPSNASGSAGVNLEQLFVTSTVAYRLNDQHVLGLGLTWVHQSFKANGIQGFAMMSQDGGAVSNQGTDTSTGWGVKLGWQGEVLKERLTLVA
- a CDS encoding type II toxin-antitoxin system RelE/ParE family toxin → MTPTRQIYKQPQAEQDLLDIWHYSAQHWGAAKADDYLDELLAVLQKIAEQPAAYPLQMQYSPPVRFAVCNRHLLITTTDATRVTLIRVLHQRMDVNPDTWDERH
- a CDS encoding type II toxin-antitoxin system prevent-host-death family antitoxin — encoded protein: MKTELFTPLKRQATRILADLHSSTETVLITEHDHMNGRMTILEGIARGEQAIQNRLTSTDDDARRQFAKWL
- the prlC gene encoding oligopeptidase A yields the protein MSNPLSEHHRLPPFSAIKPEHVKPAIEQRLNANRERVRELLASVQNPTWDNFVAPMQQWEDELNQAWSPVGHLNGVLNSDELRDAYNACLPLLSAYSTEMGQNKDLCNAWKKLRDSAEYPTLSKAQQKAIDNALRDFHLAGVDLPAEKKARYGEIRKRLSELTSKFGENVLDATNAWSKLITDKAELAGLPDSALDLLAQQAKAEGQEGYRITLDFPSYMPVLTYGENRTLREEMYRAYVTRASELGADAAHDNSANMNEILQLRYELAQLLGFESYAHYSLATKMAQSPDEVLAFLNDIAQKAKPQAEREFAELQAFAAEQGCAELKPWDVSFYSEKLRQARYSISQEDIRPYLPVDKAIGGMFEVVSRLYGVTFEEQKTFDTYHPDARFFHVNKDGQQIAAFYLDLYARPKKRGGAWMDDCRIRRRTADGSMQLPVAYLVCNFTPPVGDKPALLTHDELTTLFHEFGHGLHHMLTAIDVPDVSGINGVAWDAVELPSQFMENWCYEPEALAFISGHYQTGEPLPQELLDKLLAAKHFQSAMMTMRQLEFALFDFRLHHEYSSANPVTVQDLLNEVRQLVTVVPVVEFNRFQHSFTHIFAGGYAAGYYSYKWAEVLSADAYSRFEEEGIFNRATGESFLREILSQGGSSEAAELFENFRGRKPSVEPLLRHSGIIVEEVA